DNA from Vicinamibacteria bacterium:
TCGCGTTCGAAGCATCGAGCTCGTTGAAGGCGTGCTGGACCGTCGCCCGGAAGAAGAGCAGCTCGGGATGATCGCCGATGGTTAGGCCGTCGAGCCGGTCTCGCAACGTGAAGTAGTCCCGGCTTTCCCGAAGCGCTCTGAGTTCGGCGAGCGATGCCTCGTCCAAAGTCGAGTCGCAACGAGCGAGAACCGCCATCCCGAGAACGAACACGAGCGCTCGCCCGATGCTAAACCGGGGCGTCGGCGTTCCGGTCGCCAGCGAGGCTTGCGGCGACCGTCTATGAAGGCTGAGCCGAGCGGTCACGATGACAGCGGCGAGAATAGCACGAGCTTCAATAAGTCCAGCCTTCGCTCGGCGCGCTTCTTGTCCTTGACCTTAAGATTTGCCAGATCGATTTCTCCTTGTAGAATGCGATTACTCTTCGTAGGGTCATGCGTACGACGATTTCTTCTCGCGGGCAGACGGCAGTGCCGGCTGAGATTCGACGCAGGTTCGGCCTGTCGGAACACTCTCAGCTCGAATGGCTGATCGATGGCGACCTTATCACCGTCCTTCCCGTACCCGCCAATCCCGTCCAAGCCTTCCGTGGTTCACTGAAGGGCCGGTACTCGACGAAAGCTTTGGTCAAGGAGAGGGCTCGCGAACGCTCCCGAGAGCGGCGTGGCTGACGCCAACCGTCATACCGGACACGTTGGCGTTTATCGCCTATCTGAGCCACGAGCCCGGAGCCGCTCGGGTGCAAAGTTGTTGATGAGGGCTGAACCTCGCCGCGCCCGCGCCTGATGATGCACTTCGATATACTGGGCGAAGTAGGCGAGATTGAAACGATCGCGACCGGACGCGGGATCCGAGATCGCGATCGACTCCAGAAGCGATACGGTGATGGGAACTGGAGAAAGATGAAGGGTGTGGCGCTGATTCGCCTTCGCAGCGGCCGAGTTCGGAAGGCTGAGATTCATTGGTACGAGGCTCACGGCATCGGCAAGAAGGAAATCAAGCGCAAACGCTATCTGGACTGACGGTCATGACAAATCAAGAGCCCCGGTTTGCGGTCTGCGTGCGAAATGAAGGGTACGAGGCATCCCTCGAACTGCACAAGATCTATCGCATCGTTCCCGATCTTGAGGCGGACAAGGAGGGAGATGTTCGCGTTCTTGACGAGAGTGGTGAGGACTACATCTACCCTGCAGAGTGGTTCATCCAGATCGAAGTGCCCGAGGCGGTCCAACAGTCTCTTCTCCACGCGTCCTGACTCCACGTCATCGTCGTCTAACAAGGCGGGGATGAAGTTACCGAGGCCAAACGAGACCCATTCGGCAAGGGTTCTCTTACCGTCGGGGATCGATGCCGAGCTCGGAGAGAAGCCGCCGGTTCTCACGCCAGTCGGCGCGGACTTTGACGTGCAGTCCCAGGAAGACGCGGGTGCCGAGAAAGGCCTCGATGTCCTTCCGCGCCGCGGTGCCGATGTGCTTCAGCATCACCCCTCCCTTTCCCACGAGGATGCCCCGCTGGGAGGCGCGCTCCACGAGGATCGTGGCCTCGATCCGGGTCAGTTCGTTCCCTTCTTCCCAGGAGTCCACGAGCACCGCCGCGGCGTAGGGAACCTCGTTCCGGGTCGACTCCAGAACCTTCTCCCGCACGATCTCGGAAACGAAGAAGCGCTCGGGAAGATCGGTGAGGGCATCCGGGGGATAGAGCGGTTCGCCCTCGGCGAGGTGCGACGCCAGGACATCGACGAGCACGTCGACACCTTCGCCTTCGAGAGCCGAGCAGGGCACGATATCGACGAAGTCGTGCTCCGTCCGGTAGCTGTCGATGACGGGTAAGATGCGCGGCCGCGCGACGCGGTCGATCTTGTTGATGGCAAGAACGGCCGGTGTCTCGATGTCCCTCAGCTGTTCGAGCACGTAGGCATCGCCCCGTCCGAGAGGCTCGGTCACGTCGCAAACGAGCAGAATGACGTCGACCTGCTTCAGGCTCCGAAGGGCCGTCTCGACCATCCTGCGATTCATCTCGTGATGAGGCTTGTGGATCCCCGGCGTGTCGAAGAAGACCATCTGGGCGCCGGGAAGATTGGCGATGGCCAGAACTCGATTCCGCGTCGTCTGGGGCTTCGCGGTGACGATGGCGACTTTTTGCCCCACGATGCGATTGAGGAGCGTCGATTTTCCGACGTTGGGGCGGCCGACGATGGTTATGAATCCCGATCGCATCAGAGGAGAGCGCTCGGTTTCAGGCGGCCGGCCCTGGAGGCTGCATGCGGAAGCGAACCCGGTGGATTCGCTGCTCGTCGGCGTCCACCACCTCGATGCGGACGTTGTCACGCTCGATCACCTCGCCGGGGCGGGGGATCCTGCCCAGAGCATCGAGCACGAACCCCGAGACCGTCTCGAACCCTGAACCATTGACCACGAGCTGGAGCTCCTCACGCACGTCGTCGATATCGGCTCGACCGCTCACGAGAAAGACCCCCTCCTTCTCCTTGACGATCTCCTGATCGACCTCGTCGAACTCGT
Protein-coding regions in this window:
- a CDS encoding AbrB/MazE/SpoVT family DNA-binding domain-containing protein — translated: MRTTISSRGQTAVPAEIRRRFGLSEHSQLEWLIDGDLITVLPVPANPVQAFRGSLKGRYSTKALVKERARERSRERRG
- the era gene encoding GTPase Era, with the translated sequence MRSGFITIVGRPNVGKSTLLNRIVGQKVAIVTAKPQTTRNRVLAIANLPGAQMVFFDTPGIHKPHHEMNRRMVETALRSLKQVDVILLVCDVTEPLGRGDAYVLEQLRDIETPAVLAINKIDRVARPRILPVIDSYRTEHDFVDIVPCSALEGEGVDVLVDVLASHLAEGEPLYPPDALTDLPERFFVSEIVREKVLESTRNEVPYAAAVLVDSWEEGNELTRIEATILVERASQRGILVGKGGVMLKHIGTAARKDIEAFLGTRVFLGLHVKVRADWRENRRLLSELGIDPRR